The Scleropages formosus chromosome 3, fSclFor1.1, whole genome shotgun sequence genome contains the following window.
ctcactaTGGCAATGGAATGGCCTGTAACTTCTGCACAgacaaacagcagtgtgtgtaccATAGATGCGCCAAGCGTGGGGGAGCTGGGTGCTCACAGGATGGCCTTGTAATCATCTTCAACTGTTAAAATGCTGAATAACCATGCAGTACACTTTATGGCCATTCAATCAATATTCTTATGCACTGATTAAGGTATGTATCTAGGGTAGCTCCGGCTACACGCATCCCATTGCTATCACTTTTCCGGAGTAGTCAACACTGCATGGACCCCACTGCTAATACTTTTCTGGAGCAGCCAATGCAACACATATCCCACTTCCAACACTCTTCTGTGGTTGTCGATGTCACATGCATCCCATACCTACCATTACAAGAAACATTCCTATACAAATACAGGTTTCTGCTACATTATCAGTGCTACTGATATCACGAAGAGTCTGCTGAGCATGTCCAATGTTACTGGGCACTGCAACACCACAAGAAAGATGGTAGTAAATACCACCTGGGCTAAAGGACGCTCAGCATTAAGCCTGGTCTCCGATGCAAGACCGCAGCTTGAGAACGTGTTGGTGCTTCATGCTCACCGCTCCCCTACCTTGGGATGCCAGCATGGCCCCTGCTGTTTCCTGGAAGTCCAGCAACTGCTGCAGGAAGAGGATGGCCTGCGGGGGTGCACAGCAACATCGCATGAATCGCACACACGACACACGGTCAACATGCACAAATGTAACCGGGACCGTCTCTGCAGATGAGTTATAAAGAAAATGAGACGTGCTGCCACAATGCAAAAAACTGTTCTTCATCTTCAGTGATCTAGCAAAACACGCTCTTGGACCATGAACAGACAGGATTCATCAGTCACATTTCTAGCCAGCAGTAAAAAGAGACAGGACTTACATTGCTGGTCAGCTCGTGAACCGTTCCATCCTTTGGCATGTTGTACTCCTTGTCCGGGTCATTCTGTCCCCAGGAGGTAAAAAGGCGTCAAAACGGACATATGGCTTTTCTGttaagggtcctacagcagttCGTAACAAACACGTCCGCTTGGGCTTGAGGTCACAAATCTGAATTCCGACATGTCGTGCTTGTGTAACATCATCTGCTGTTGTCACCTCAACACCTTCTTTTTAGCGAAACAGCAACACTAAGCTACACAAACTGAATTATAAGCAAATTATTCACTGTACCACTCTGTTGTGCTGcaccttaaaatgtttaaacaatgaaataaatcttAATCCGAAGCATGACGTTATCCCAATCCCAGGCAACGCAGGAGTCGCGTTCTCACCTTGATGCTGTCGGCGAACTCTTCGAGGGCTTTGGCTCCGATGGTCTCCATGGAGGTGATCAACGCGGGAAGCTTGTTCTTCGTGCTGGCTGCAGTGCCCTGATGACACCATGTTAGCATTAACTTTCTGCCAATAATATGGGTTTGAGGATAATGCACAGACTGGGAGCAACACCCAACACTCGCTAGTTTACACTCATTCGTTTAGCTTCTCCAatgtacatctccaagaacaacgCAAAATGTGCATCAACAGAAGGTTGATTGTTGCCCCGAAGATACTTTATTTGCATAGCTTTTGTTTCTCACATTAATACCTTCGGgaacattttttgttctgttcaaCTCTGGATAAAAGCTTGTGATCAGCAACTAAACATCACTACTAATACATATACTGCAATGTGGGACCAAAATGGGACCGTTGGTTGTGTAGGGTGagggttactgcctttggatccaaaggtcacagggttgatcccacctctggctgtagtactcctgagcaaggtacttaccatgaattactccagtaaaattgcccagccgtataaatgggtaaagaattgtaagcctgtaactgtaataaatgtaatcttaacattgtcagtggagaagtgtcagctaaatgaataaatgtaaatatactataTGAAGTACACACGGCCAGTGTAAGagcaaacaacaacaacttttACATAGATTAATCTGGGCTTTGTACCCTCCCTAATTAGTCACAAAAGCAGCGCAGTAACACAACACAAGTGGCTCCTATACCCGCGGCTGAAGGGGGGACATTTTCCATTCATCAGCTCATCACCCATTTCCTTTCACCTCCTTCTCAAACCTCTACATGTTGCACCGCAGTCTTCCACACAGACAGGTGGTGCCACCGCCCCCCAAAGCCTCACCGCACTCAACGCGCCCACACCTGCAGCGTGCTGTCGAACTCCGGCTTGGTTTGCTTCAGGTGCCGCAGGATGGGGAAGATGGTGAGGACGGCCGAGTAGTCGTGCCGCATGATGGCGCGTCTGGCGGCCGAAACGATGCTCTCGCCCTCCAGCATCAGGTTGTCCAGAGCCTCCTGTGTGGGGACGGGCACCACAGAGACACAAGACTGGCACCAGCAGCGGCCTCGCTACCTGTGCTCAACCCCACTATGATGTGTCCTTCACCGCCTGAATGGACTTACTGTCCCTCACAAGGACCAGCTCTTCTGAAACTAGCGAACCCACCTATACGCTAActtcaactttttttaattagttagGAAACACGCAAATCCACGAAAGCTTTGACACGGCAGAAGGTTCTGGTCGAGTAGGTGAATTGCTGTCGTCGCCCGACCTGGATGAGGGAGTCGAAGGTCTTCTTTTGGTGGTGCTCGGGGATGATCTCGGTCAGCAGAGAGTACTCGCTCTGGGCGAGCTTCACGAAGGCGCTGATGCAGTGGATGTAGGAGTCGATCTCGATGTCCAGCATGTCATCCTTCCCTGCGAGGCCAGCGAAGGACGTACGGAGATGAGGTTACCATCATTTACCGCGCTTACCATGCACTGCAACGGTGCTCACTGGGAGCCCTCTCAGCACATGGTCAAGTCAATCCAGTATAAACTCGTTCTGATTCAAGAACAACATAAACGTTTATAATGCGTGGCATCATATGTGCGCCGTATACAGTAAAGAGCCCTCTGAGGGCACGTGCCAAAAAATGAAACCAATAAATAGATGCGTTTAAAATCTCATCAAAATTACAGGCAAGGAAATTGTGCTTCTTGTGCAGCTGGGTTTCTGAATCATTAAAACATCTTCAAAAGACAAACGTGGTTGTAGTAGCAGTAAAAGTTATAATTTAGCTTCCTGAACACATGGAGGCCATAAACATAGTCTCACTTGCATTCTGTATCTCATGTGAAattcaggaaaagaaaaaaaaaaaaaaaaaaaaaaaaagattgcaaaTAGACAAGAAAGGCTTTGCGGACAGGGAGAGTCCCGAAACGCGGTAAAGCTGGGTAAAACTTTGTTCCAGTAACGCAGACTGGCACATTTTTACCAGCGTTTCTTACAGAAAAGTGTGTTGACAAATCTGAACCTTCTCCAAAGGTCAAGTGTCGTGGCTAACTGTAGAGATTCCTCTGCAGCACCACGGGATGCGCTACCCAGAATTCCCTGGGTCACCCAGTCTCCCTCTGCCTCCACGGTACTCACCTGCAGTCACCCCGTGCTTCTCGTTCAGGACGTCAGTGAGGTGTTTGACCCGCAGGTCGTGATCGTGACCTAATGGTTGAGGATTTGGCGTTATTGGCCGTTAGTCCTGTCGCGCCAACGCCTGGGCCGAAAGGTCGACCTGGGATGCGATCGCCTACAGACACATACCGGCCACCAGGCACCCAGCAGCGGAAGCAGAGGGAACCCGCGGTAGgaggcagcgtgtgtgtgtgtgcgtgcgcgtgtgtgtttcaccTCATTCAGCCGGGTTACAGGAACCAACCGTCGGGAGAAAGTCATAGAGAAAGTCACAGAAGCTCTGGATCTTGCTGGGGTTTCTTCAAACTACTTTTACCCTCAACGCTTCGGCTCTAGAATGGCAGTGTGCAGCTGCCTCGCTTTATAAATCTCTGCACACTTGTTCCTTCGTGGAAATTTCACGCGTCGCCGTTTTCTGTCCAGTTATTCCCACATCAAGAGACATTCAAATTCTCCAAGTCTTCAAAGAACAATTTCCAGGGCAGGTCGCATCATGGTCAAAAAGCCCTGTGTTACCAACTATGGCATTTACTGAACCTTcacttaaccctaaccctaaggtaAAACTGAACCACACACCAGTCACTTCATTTACAGGCATCTGTTAAAgacacaaatgtaaatatttcctgGCTCCTTCCACAAAGCATCTGTGACTCCGGTTGGTTCCTGATGTCCGGGTCTCCGTCCAGACGGACGGGCTGCACTCAGAACAAAACCCCCTGAGGAACAACAACACCAGCGGCACGGGAACGACACCGAGAGAAGACAGGGATGCGTTACCTTCCAAAGGAGACAGGTTAGAGCCCCCCTTTTTCCCATCCAGCCCATGCTGAGAGTACTGTTTCAGTAGGTTCTGAGCCTTACGGATCGTCCCTGTTCCCAcgggaaaaaaagagagggagggggtgCCAGGAAGGGGGACAGCccagcaggagagagagggaggcagatagaagataaaataataataataatgatgataataataataatgatagtaataataataataataataataataataataaaaggaggagaggaaaggcTAGAAAGTGAGTATTGAACCACCaatgccaccacatccccccaccAAACAGCGCGGTGCTGTGGAGAGAGAGGTCCGTGAAGACCAGAGCCTAGTGCCGCAACGCAACACAGCCACATGAGACAAGCGCAGCAAGGCACAGCGCAGCAGAGCCGAGGCCTGGAGCGCCAGGACACACTCCGACAGCAGGTAGAGTGAACACACAAAGTACAGGTTATTCATCCACATACACAACACATGGCAGTTACACTcgcgtcgtcgtcatcatcatcatcatcatcatcatagctGTTTAGGCAGTTAGTCATTGACAGGAGCTTCGTCACAATGTGAGTGATAATTCAGCATTCGTAAAGTTAAACCTCACAGCACGTTCACCTGTCAGGCAACCGCTCGTGCCTGCGGTGCCCTGCACGTTCACGGAGCGTGCGGACTCCCACCGCACAGTTACGGCATCTGCATCTTAGCCGACGGTAATAATTAACTGCTTTTTAAAGCGCTAATCAAATCTTACTGCGGCAATCTGCGTGGTCTTTAGAGCGCTCGTGAGCCCTGCAGTCTGCTGGTTTCTGTTCCGAGTTCGGAATTTGCCTCCGTGAGGAAATCGGGTCGCAAAGGGTTTGAAATTCCTTAGTAAAGCGAAACATAGTAAGTTCAGTGCTGGCGAGTAACATCCTTCCACAGTCACGGAGGGACGGAGGAGCTGAACGGCAATTGGGCGCGACAGCAAAGCCACCAGACCAATCACTCCTTGCGGACGGAGACCACGCTGGTATCACTCCGCCGGGTGCCACCGTGGGATGAGGAAGCGAACCGATGACTGATTTGCTCACACTTGCATAACATGTCAATCTCAGGTGCAGGTGGCGTGCAGTGATTCGCTGTCCATCTGTCTGGCACACAGAGGCTGCGGAGGCACTAAACACAGAGCAAACGAAAGCACCTAATGCTGCGGAGCTGAGATTAAGGCGCTGCTCTAGTACTCCTGACTAAGGAGTATGTGGTTCATTTACTTATGGGATTTTCTGCTCTACTGACTTCTTGTGTTGTAATTGCGCTTTTCTACGCAGTTGAGCCTCCGGCGCTCTCCTGGCTGCAGGATGGATAGGAGCAGCGGTGAAAGACGGCgccaaataaaacacaagcaaGCGATGGGCGTGTTGGCAAACTGACAGCGAGTCTTTACCTGGGATGTACACTGCCATCATTGCAACcggcacaaaaacaaaagagaagggATAACAGGTTAATCAAAGTGAACGAAgggagggggcggggagggggggtgatgCGAGGAAACTCACCGAGACTCTACCCTATTAAACCACAGGGAGCCATGAGCTTGCAGCCAATTTGACTTTTACGAATCATGATGGACTTTAAGTATGCAACAGGCCATTTGTGCTGCGATTCAGTGTCAAACGTTGATTTAGCGTTGTGTGGAGCATTGTGAGATGCGAATGGCCGCTATGCGTAACTGGGCTGTCTGGGGGCTGGGTCTCTAGAGTGGGGGGggacagacggacggacggtCTCTCTCTTACCTGGTCTCTTTGGCGGCTTCTTGGTGGGAGTGTCCTTGCGCTTGTTCTGGACAGCGGGAGAGTAGAGGACCCcggaggagctgctgcttttgcggAAGTGCTCCTTCAGGCCTTTGATGGAGCGGTCCAGCTGGCTGGAACGGATCTGGTAGTACACGTTCATGAAGTCTGCGGGAAAAGGGAAGGTTAGAAGGACGACCAAGGGCCACAACATCTGCAGTCATCGGAAGAGCAATGGAGTAAATCTACAGAAGTCGCCAACATCGGGAAGAGAAACAGCACCAGAGCTATTCTGACACATCAAAGCGTGGAATCGTAGCCCGGATATGAGGCAGGGCGTGGGGACGCACCCTGGTTGCGGCCGTATTCCACCAGCCAGCCAGCGATGCAGATGATGTCCTGGAGCACGGCCTCGGGAAGATGCTCCAGCGTGACTTCCTCCTGCACTTCCAGGTCGTCATCCACGCCAATGGCATCCAGGATCAGGATGGGCGGAACCGGCTTGCTGTAGCGTGTGAGCAGACTCCGAAACTCTGCTTCCAGCAGCTCCTTCCCCTTCTCGAAGCGCGCTTTCTGGACAGGAGTGCAAATGAGCGACGGTACAATACTGAGCACGGTGTGGGACAAAATACGCGATTCTCAGGTTCCTGCTCTGTCTCTGAGGCAAAGATGGAGACAATGAGCAACAGTGTCTACATGTCACTCCATTATACTACGACAGTGAAATGCGTTGTTCCAATGAGTCACAAAGGTCAtcttaaaaataagaaattaatgtTCGAGCTACTGATCAATTGACTAACTGGCTGATCTATTCATACCCACCCTGCTGCTCAAATTTACAGTCAGACCAAAACCCATGAAGACACGTAGAAAACTCCAGTCTTTTAGtgttagtttaaaaaaactggttttcGGCGCGTTCAGTATCCTCCTAATATTGTCGGTGTAACTAAACTCAGCGATTCTGAATACCCATGTAAGACGGAGACACTGACTTGGTTTATTTAGAAAAACTATTCAAAGGCGTAGACACAACGACCCCTGTTCTGGCACAACTGTATCAAATTCGAGACTCGGTTACAGCTTGCAACACCATCAATGGATCTCcaccctgatacctacaggacctgatcacttgctacaccacAGCAAGGCCACTACACTCCTCTACCTCTGGCTGCTCCGTGGTCCCATTAACAAGaattccaaaatcaaaagtctcaCGGTCCTCAGTTTTGGCCCCAACGGGGTGGAATGATCTCCGTTTGTCCCTCGAAACTGCcaaatccctttcaacatttaaggaaggtctcaaaacacatctcttttggacctgATTCTTTCCTGATGCCCCATCTGCACCATAATACTGTTGTACATCAGAAAAGTCTGTAATCCCTTCAATTGGTGGTACTGGTGTCTCTTGaactgttggtgaaatgcacttttgtttactctgagttatatgttactttggagaaaaacatctgcaaaaaataaaggCAATGAAGTGACATCATCAAACTGATACGTAGGTTGGATTCacaggaggaaagaaagagacaCCGATAAGACCACCGACTGTCCTGCAGCTATTTAAAGAGTAAAGGATTAAGGAGATGCTTGTATACCACTGTGTTCAGCTCTGGGCTGTCAGGATTGTTGTCCTGGAAGTACTCCACCGCTTTCTGGATCTTTGCAATGCAGGCCAGGTACTCGTCCAGACGGCCAGCAGGTCTGAagcacatacaaatacacacagatgcCACAGATCACCCAGCGATGACAATACCTGCTGGATGATCATCAACATACAATGCAAACATCGTAGGAGTTTCAATTATACTGCATTCAAAAAAGCTGATGGGTTTAATGACAGAATCCAGCAGAGGATTTTAATCCTTCTCTGGCTAGTGGAAAACATATATGGTTGATAAGTAAAACACGTATCCAGGTCACCTGACCCTAGCTATGTTTTGCCATCATCCGCTTACACATTGAAGCTCCTCAGGAACGGGAATCAACCCGGGCAAGAGCTGGGTCGCAGACCCTCGTCCCCACCGGTTCTTACCCCTCTTTGATGATCTTGTCAGTCTCCTTGGCCACGTGGTAGTAGCTGATGACGTGATCCAGGCAGGACAGGGTCTTGTCCACATTCTCCTGCAGCCTCTGCAGGTTCTCCGTCTGCTTGTGCACGGGGATGATGCGCTCCTCGAGGTGCACCAGCCGTGTCTCGAACGACGACAGGATCGACACCTGGATTGAGCGGGCAGAGCTCAGCATGAGGCTTTCACGTGTACCACGGGACATCCCATCCCACTGATTCAAGTCAACAGACAAATTAACGCACCTGATCTCTGCAGCAAAACGAACATTCAGACAGGTGCACTAGTTAAATGGGAAATAAATCTGACCACAAGTTAAGAAAATGGGAAatcaattcatccatccatccattttcttggccGCGTTGGCAataaggagagcagagaagcccagacgtccctgtccctcacgacttcctccagctcaacctgggggatccccagctgctccggggccaactgggagatataatctctccagcgggccCTGGGcagacctcggggcctcgtcccactTGGCCGTGCCTgatatacctccaaagggaggtgcccagggggcatccttaccagatccccgaaccacctcaactggctcctctcaatgcgggaGAGTAATACTGCTGATCAATTCAGATCAACAGTATTAAACCTTTTGCACCAGACTTTTCCGCTGTACTGTGACACTGCGCTCAGTGTGATGAAGCTCTTTAGGGCAGAAACTGGGACGAAAGTCCATCTGGAATGAAGGACCAGGAGTGTGTTTGAGGCACCCAGGTTGTCTTACCATGCCTTTGGTCAGCTGGTTGCTCTTCTCTAGGTTGTCCCGTATGAATGACAGGGTGTCTTGCTCCTACAGGTAAATGAAAGATTTTCGTGACAGGGGCCGTGCGATGGTGCGCGAAACGTAAAGACACATTTACACCAATAAACCAGCTGCACAACTGAGGAAACATCTGGATGTGTCAGAGCTGAGAGAGGAGTCCTGTCAAAGCCTTAGCTTCGCCACCTCCCTCACATGACAGAGTACCGCATGCTGACAGTATTTCCTCACAAGTCCTTAGAGAACATGGGAAATAATAGCACCATTTAATAACGACCATTTATATTTGTTAGCAGCGTAAAGAGAAACAAGATTTGGCTGGAGGGAAATGCTGTCTCTGAGAAAAGGGGTAAATTTAATAGAATACAATGCAGGCAGGCAGGTGCaggtgcgcgcgcacgcgcacgcacacacacacacacacacacacacacacacacacacacacacacacacacacacacgacgagAGCTAATCCAgagtgtatttctttttcccctccctctctcttcttctcttttttttccttttcttttattttcctgcGCTCACCTGCTTCAGCTTCTCCTCAATCTCCCGCTTCCTGGCGGACGCGTCCTCAGTCGGGATCATCCTGCCGTTCGCCGCCGACTCCGCGATACTTTCTTTGACAATCCGAACAGTTACAATGTATCTCTTCCCTACAAAGCCTCAACACGGACCCAGCCCAGAACGAAACCACAGGAAGTCTTGTGAACCGAGCCACTCTTCCGCTTCCGATCCACGCCGGTCATGTTCGGGCGCCATTTTTGTTGTGGCCTGGATGGACTCATAATggacatttaaacattaaaagtttaaaactaCGCAGACTGAAAACTGCCCGCTTCAGTCGTCGGATTTATTTATACCTGAAACTTcgtaaaaatgctttttttgacGTCAAGCGTTACAATGTTGTAATAACTTCGTTTTAAGTTTTTTACTTGATCTCGCATCAGTAATGTTTATACCGCCATTGTCCGCAGGTCGGCGCTGTGCACTTAACGGGTTGTCTGTGAAGAAAACAGAGTAACACACTAGGCACGGACGCCACAACTGACCCTTTAATTTAAAACAGGCTTTTGCCTCAAGGcgcttttcatttaaaaactacAATTAGACTAATAAATGCTGACCCCTGCCAAAGTACTAGGTATCAAAATTAtgccttttttatattttattcacggattttattccattttactCCACAAAACGAGAACGATTTGACATCACCGCCCCTGCAACTGCGCATGCGCCACTTTCTTCACAGCGCACGACTTAATCTCTCTTTTAATATATGCTCTTTACTGCTTgatattaaatactgtacattttaaaagttacaCACCTTTGACTGTAGTCAGACAGGGCTTGGTCCGGGCATTAAATTCTCTTTCTTAGAATCGTCTAATGTCTCGCTtcaaaatttgcataaattcCCGTCGTGCTCTGCGGATTTTACCGTGAAGAATGAAGGAACCAATTTGATTTTGCGATTAGTGCCTTAAGAGCCCTTTAAGACACAAGTGAAAGGTGTGTAACGGATTGTGCGGGCGAAAACAGTTTGGTCAACATGTGACTCATTGCGGTACCTCCGTGCAACCGCGGGCCGGACTGTGCGGTCGACGAGTGCGCTTCCCGCCGCTCGCGTTACGTTTCAGTTCACTCATGTTTCTCTTCAGATCGTATAAATCTTTCGCCTTTTACTAAAGATTTCCGTGGAGAGGAACAACTATGAGTTTCAACTAATTTTTTGATGCCCTACTTTATGTGGGGCTGTTTTCCTGGTGAAACTATAGAACAATCTTTTAAATTTTGGTTAATTACGCTGTTGTTTCTTATATGAGCGTATGTACTCCATCAGTGTTGAAGTTacacatcattattttttttatgtatgcGGTAGTATTATGTCGTTTTATTGcctcatttatttgtttttagcgTCGTGTTTTCTGTCTTATAGTTGTCATACACTTGTACATTTGCGTTTTATGTAGCCCTGTATTCTGTTCTGTGTGGGATTATattctccggagaaacgacttTTTGTTCTACTGTATACGAGCTGCAGGGGGGAATGACAATAAACACCACTTGAACTCTCTGTTGTGAACtgaatataattaattaattcattcgaCGGGTCCTGTGAACAGCGCCCCCCTACAATGCGGTGAACACGAACATGCGCAGTCGCATTACCGTCcgtatttgcatatatttctcCCATTGTACATTGCGACCCACAGACACATAGAAACATGTCCTTCTGGTTCATTAAGGACTGTATTTCTACTGAAACACAAGCTTCTTGttgtatataattatttttattgtttatatccGTGTCCGTGTGTGAAACAAAGTGCAGTGTGTTCCCGCACCTCTAATGGGGAAGTGCAGTGCGGCGACTGCGGCTCGCGGCACTCAGGAAGGTCGTTAGTTCactcatgtttttcttcagctcGTATAAATCTTTCGCCTTTTACTAAAGGTTTCCGTGGAGAGGAACAACTATGAGTTCTACCAATTTTTTGATGCCCTGTTTTACGCGGGGCTGCTTTACTGgtgaaaatatagaaatatcTGTGTTATTGTTCATTAGAAATTTTTCTAGCATTGTATGTAGTACATTGGTAGTTCTAGGGGGGTGTTTGTTTTCAGCGCACCTACAATCTTGATATATTAGGTTACACTACGTTGATTTTCATtgtcttgtttctttgttctgagcGTCGTGTTTCTTGTCTTGTAGTCATCATACATtgttgtatatttgtattttacgTAGTCCTGCGTACTGCTGTGTTGGACTGtagtctccggagaaacgacattttgtATCTCTGTATACGAGCTATATGgagaaataacaataaacacTCCTTGAACTAATTGTCTGTTGTGAACTAAATGTAAGTCTGATAACTCacgttttttacatttacttcctTTTTCCCTTGCGAGCTTATTTCTCAAATATTATATGTTTGGTTACTTTTCCCGCTTGTGTACGTATATAGCACACTGCATGCTTGGAGCCACCACAGTGAACCTTCCTCTGGAATTTACAAAATttgattaattcattcattcattcgacGGGTCCTGTGAACAGCGCCCCCTACAATGCGGTGAGCACGGACATGCGCAGTCGCATTACCGTCCGTATTTGCATATATGTCTCCCATTGTACATTGCGGCCCACAGACACATAGAAACAAGCCATTTTGGTTCATTAAGGACTACATTTCTACTAAAACACAAGTCTCGAGTtgtgtataattatttttattgtttatatccGTGATTGTGTATGAAACAAAGTGCTGCGTGACCCCGCACCTCTAATGGGGAAGTGCAGTGCGGCGACTGCGGCTCGCGGCACTCAGGAAGATCATTAGTTCACTCATGTTTCTCTTCAGCTCGTATAAATCTTTCGCCTTTTACTAAAGATTTCCGTGGAGAGGAACAACCATGAGTTTTACCAATTTTTTGATGCCTTGTTTACGCAGGGCTTCCTATAACTGTTGAAAAGCAGATTAGACACCCACTGTTCACTCCTGTaaccacagaaaaagaaacagcagtATTATCAGCTaggaaatacataaaaaacacGGAACAAGCGATCCgtctttatttatataaatattcataaagaTCTACCAGAATGTAGTTGTAACATGTACGGAAGTATGTACAAAAACATAGTTTACTATAATATTCAGTagaactgaaaaaatatgttctgaaacaatgaaggaaaaaaaaaatcaagaacaGAAGAGTTAGTTTGGGATCATCACAGAAAACTATATTGTGGTTCACAAGGTTTTAACGTAGCATCCGAAGAACTCATTATcgcatgaaaaaaatacatcacttTCTCTTAATAAAGAAGTTACAAataattcctgtttttttttttttacattaatgtacaAGAAAAATCCCATACAGGGCATCAACGCTAACACATTCATTCTTTCTCTTGACTCTAAGATTCTTCTTGTTTAGCCATTGCCT
Protein-coding sequences here:
- the exoc7 gene encoding exocyst complex component 7 isoform X4, whose amino-acid sequence is MIPTEDASARKREIEEKLKQEQDTLSFIRDNLEKSNQLTKGMVSILSSFETRLVHLEERIIPVHKQTENLQRLQENVDKTLSCLDHVISYYHVAKETDKIIKEGPAGRLDEYLACIAKIQKAVEYFQDNNPDSPELNTVKARFEKGKELLEAEFRSLLTRYSKPVPPILILDAIGVDDDLEVQEEVTLEHLPEAVLQDIICIAGWLVEYGRNQDFMNVYYQIRSSQLDRSIKGLKEHFRKSSSSSGVLYSPAVQNKRKDTPTKKPPKRPGTIRKAQNLLKQYSQHGLDGKKGGSNLSPLEGHDHDLRVKHLTDVLNEKHGVTAGKDDMLDIEIDSYIHCISAFVKLAQSEYSLLTEIIPEHHQKKTFDSLIQEALDNLMLEGESIVSAARRAIMRHDYSAVLTIFPILRHLKQTKPEFDSTLQGTAASTKNKLPALITSMETIGAKALEEFADSIKNDPDKEYNMPKDGTVHELTSNAILFLQQLLDFQETAGAMLASQETSSSASSYSSEFSRRLLSTYICKVLGNLQLNLLSKSKVYEDPALSAIFLHNNYNYTLKSLEKSELIQLVAVTQKKPENVYRELIEREIQTYQRSWLRVTEYLTDRNMPPFQQGAKLKDKERQMIKDKFKGFNDGLEELCKIQKGWAIPDKEQRDAIRQAQKKVVSQAYRDFLSRYANISFTKNPEKYNKYRPEQVEEMIEKLFDTSA
- the exoc7 gene encoding exocyst complex component 7 isoform X12, with the protein product MIPTEDASARKREIEEKLKQEQDTLSFIRDNLEKSNQLTKGMVSILSSFETRLVHLEERIIPVHKQTENLQRLQENVDKTLSCLDHVISYYHVAKETDKIIKEGPAGRLDEYLACIAKIQKAVEYFQDNNPDSPELNTVKARFEKGKELLEAEFRSLLTRYSKPVPPILILDAIGVDDDLEVQEEVTLEHLPEAVLQDIICIAGWLVEYGRNQDFMNVYYQIRSSQLDRSIKGLKEHFRKSSSSSGVLYSPAVQNKRKDTPTKKPPKRPGKDDMLDIEIDSYIHCISAFVKLAQSEYSLLTEIIPEHHQKKTFDSLIQEALDNLMLEGESIVSAARRAIMRHDYSAVLTIFPILRHLKQTKPEFDSTLQGTAASTKNKLPALITSMETIGAKALEEFADSIKNDPDKEYNMPKDGTVHELTSNAILFLQQLLDFQETAGAMLASQVLGDTYNIPLDPRETSSSASSYSSEFSRRLLSTYICKVLGNLQLNLLSKSKVYEDPALSAIFLHNNYNYTLKSLEKSELIQLVAVTQKKPENVYRELIEREIQTYQRSWLRVTEYLTDRNMPPFQQGAKLKDKERQMIKDKFKGFNDGLEELCKIQKGWAIPDKEQRDAIRQAQKKVVSQAYRDFLSRYANISFTKNPEKYNKYRPEQVEEMIEKLFDTSA
- the exoc7 gene encoding exocyst complex component 7 isoform X9, whose protein sequence is MIPTEDASARKREIEEKLKQEQDTLSFIRDNLEKSNQLTKGMVSILSSFETRLVHLEERIIPVHKQTENLQRLQENVDKTLSCLDHVISYYHVAKETDKIIKEGPAGRLDEYLACIAKIQKAVEYFQDNNPDSPELNTVKARFEKGKELLEAEFRSLLTRYSKPVPPILILDAIGVDDDLEVQEEVTLEHLPEAVLQDIICIAGWLVEYGRNQDFMNVYYQIRSSQLDRSIKGLKEHFRKSSSSSGVLYSPAVQNKRKDTPTKKPPKRPVYIPGTIRKAQNLLKQYSQHGLDGKKGGSNLSPLEGKDDMLDIEIDSYIHCISAFVKLAQSEYSLLTEIIPEHHQKKTFDSLIQEALDNLMLEGESIVSAARRAIMRHDYSAVLTIFPILRHLKQTKPEFDSTLQGTAASTKNKLPALITSMETIGAKALEEFADSIKNDPDKEYNMPKDGTVHELTSNAILFLQQLLDFQETAGAMLASQETSSSASSYSSEFSRRLLSTYICKVLGNLQLNLLSKSKVYEDPALSAIFLHNNYNYTLKSLEKSELIQLVAVTQKKPENVYRELIEREIQTYQRSWLRVTEYLTDRNMPPFQQGAKLKDKERQMIKDKFKGFNDGLEELCKIQKGWAIPDKEQRDAIRQAQKKVVSQAYRDFLSRYANISFTKNPEKYNKYRPEQVEEMIEKLFDTSA